A region of Candidatus Leptovillus gracilis DNA encodes the following proteins:
- a CDS encoding glycosyltransferase yields the protein MAQPKGTNMMNDRQTAVTVLIATYNKSSALRYAIESVLWQTFTDFELWVIGDGCTDDTAEVVASYTDPRIHWHNLPQNTGDQSEPHNEGLRRAQGQYIAYLNHDDLWLPTHLQTLVTHLEQTGADFVFSILEWIIPGRDPYVLIPDYPVAPIPPEATATLHRKDVIETIGYWRRPEETYSFPRADYFRRAQFAGKRFELVPALTALKFGISKKGYGELVQQPEYMARIRRDPDFAHKELAPILVRVQLELENHVRPKRIAAQSVMTLKRWMARRGLDPARIRFWQSRGQRIRQWRRGHGLEG from the coding sequence ATGGCCCAACCCAAAGGAACAAACATGATGAACGACAGGCAAACGGCCGTTACCGTCCTCATCGCCACCTACAACAAAAGCAGCGCCCTGCGCTACGCCATCGAAAGCGTCTTGTGGCAAACCTTCACCGACTTTGAACTGTGGGTCATCGGCGATGGCTGCACCGACGACACGGCTGAAGTTGTCGCCAGCTACACAGACCCGCGCATCCACTGGCACAACCTGCCACAAAACACCGGCGATCAATCCGAGCCACACAACGAAGGGCTGCGCCGCGCCCAGGGCCAATACATCGCCTACCTCAACCACGACGACCTCTGGCTGCCCACCCATCTGCAAACCCTGGTAACGCACCTGGAACAAACCGGCGCCGACTTTGTGTTTTCGATTTTGGAGTGGATTATTCCCGGCCGCGACCCCTACGTCCTCATCCCCGACTACCCCGTGGCCCCCATTCCGCCCGAAGCAACCGCCACGCTGCACCGCAAAGACGTCATCGAAACCATCGGCTACTGGCGGCGACCGGAAGAAACCTACTCGTTCCCCCGCGCCGACTATTTTCGCCGGGCGCAGTTTGCCGGCAAACGCTTTGAACTGGTCCCGGCGCTGACCGCCCTGAAATTTGGCATTAGCAAAAAAGGGTATGGCGAACTGGTGCAGCAGCCGGAATATATGGCCAGAATCCGCCGTGACCCCGACTTTGCTCATAAAGAATTGGCCCCTATCCTGGTGCGCGTCCAGCTTGAGTTGGAGAACCACGTGCGCCCCAAACGCATCGCCGCGCAAAGCGTGATGACCCTCAAGCGCTGGATGGCCCGCCGCGGCCTGGACCCGGCGCGCATCCGTTTTTGGCAGTCACGCGGCCAACGCATCCGCCAATGGCGCAGGGGCCATGGGTTGGAGGGGTGA
- a CDS encoding glycosyltransferase family 2 protein: protein MEFFTALTLFGFGVMFYHYALYPLVMAVAAKRQRPSTPPPPPFTPPLSLIIAAYNEAPVIAAKLANSLALHYPPGRLQIIVVADGSSDETPALVRGYADQGITLLYEPERRGKSAAINRAMLAASGDIIVLSDANAFYQPEALLKLTRHFQDGRVGAVSGQKTVQSGETAVGQSSGLYWKYESAIKTWESRVGSTVAVVGEMLALRRSLFSPIPTAVINDDAYLATLVLRQGNTVLYEPEAICWETASSSTADELIRRRRISAGRYQLLLTPTWWPWGNRLALFQLLSHKFLRLLLPFFMLAVLATNVTAVLRRPSHFLLRLTLLSQIFLYGLAVVGWLAEKYHQSARIPAAVYYIVSGNFSSLHGLWRLLTGKQSVLWEKAQRE from the coding sequence ATGGAATTTTTCACCGCGCTCACTTTGTTTGGTTTTGGCGTTATGTTCTATCATTACGCGCTGTATCCATTGGTGATGGCCGTGGCGGCGAAACGGCAACGGCCGTCTACACCCCCACCTCCCCCCTTCACGCCACCCCTCAGCCTGATCATCGCCGCCTACAACGAAGCGCCGGTCATCGCCGCCAAGCTGGCAAACAGCCTGGCGCTGCACTATCCGCCCGGCCGGCTGCAAATCATCGTCGTGGCCGATGGTTCCAGCGACGAGACACCGGCGTTGGTGCGCGGCTATGCTGACCAGGGCATAACGCTGCTGTACGAGCCGGAGAGGCGCGGCAAAAGCGCGGCCATCAACCGGGCCATGTTAGCGGCCAGCGGCGACATTATTGTGCTTTCAGACGCCAACGCTTTCTACCAACCAGAGGCGCTGCTAAAGTTGACGCGCCATTTTCAGGACGGCCGTGTCGGCGCCGTGAGCGGACAAAAAACAGTGCAGTCGGGCGAAACGGCCGTCGGCCAATCCTCCGGCCTCTATTGGAAATACGAATCGGCCATCAAAACGTGGGAAAGCCGCGTCGGCAGCACCGTGGCCGTGGTCGGCGAGATGTTGGCGCTGCGCCGCAGCCTGTTCAGCCCCATTCCGACGGCCGTTATCAACGACGACGCCTACCTCGCCACCCTGGTGCTGCGCCAGGGCAACACGGTGCTGTATGAACCAGAAGCCATCTGCTGGGAAACCGCCTCATCGTCCACCGCCGACGAACTGATTCGCCGCCGCCGCATCAGCGCCGGACGCTACCAACTTCTGTTGACGCCCACCTGGTGGCCCTGGGGGAACCGGCTGGCCTTGTTTCAGCTTCTTTCGCACAAATTCCTGCGCCTGCTGCTGCCCTTTTTTATGCTGGCGGTGCTGGCGACAAACGTGACGGCCGTGCTGCGCCGTCCGTCCCATTTTTTGCTGCGGCTCACGCTTCTGAGCCAGATTTTTTTGTACGGACTGGCCGTCGTGGGTTGGCTGGCCGAGAAATACCACCAATCGGCCCGAATTCCGGCGGCCGTTTATTACATCGTCAGCGGCAATTTTTCCTCGCTGCATGGATTATGGCGCTTGCTGACCGGCAAACAGTCAGTGCTGTGGGAAAAGGCGCAGCGGGAGTGA
- a CDS encoding glycosyltransferase, which produces MTNLRPVLLIALAQRYGGAEVRVFDLARAFDGRFPYAVVTIEGSVLDQRLQQAGLQRRPMALKRGDPRLTWKIKQIIEREGFQVVDAHNPQSQLWGLLAAKWARTPVCVSTVHLAYGRAQADSYRGKLFEQVLRLNKRWGCRFVTVSQSIQSYLHDLGVAEVALIDNTVDLAALADQEPDWRWREALGWGREAWVVTAVGRLEPQKGHKYLVEAMRLAVSQRPHLRCLIVGEGFLRPELEQQIAAANLGDAVHLAGFRRDIPAILSASDLFCLSSLAEGLPYAMLEAVAYRRPLLVTAVDGMAELLTHEETAYLVPPTDPRALADGLVWLHDNPEQAARLAAAAHTLVQTRFDPARMIRETLAVYSQPLPEPTTEH; this is translated from the coding sequence TTGACGAACCTAAGACCTGTTTTGTTAATTGCCCTGGCGCAGCGCTATGGCGGGGCGGAAGTGCGCGTGTTTGATCTGGCGCGGGCGTTTGACGGCCGTTTCCCTTACGCTGTCGTCACCATTGAAGGGTCGGTGCTGGACCAACGTTTGCAGCAGGCTGGCTTGCAGCGGCGGCCGATGGCGCTGAAGCGCGGCGACCCGCGCCTGACCTGGAAAATCAAACAAATCATTGAACGCGAAGGATTCCAGGTGGTGGATGCCCACAACCCACAGTCGCAGTTGTGGGGCTTGTTGGCGGCCAAATGGGCGCGAACGCCAGTGTGTGTATCTACGGTGCATCTGGCATACGGCCGTGCCCAGGCCGATTCTTATCGGGGCAAACTGTTCGAGCAAGTGTTGCGCCTGAATAAACGGTGGGGCTGCCGCTTTGTCACCGTCTCCCAATCCATTCAGAGCTATTTGCATGATCTGGGCGTGGCCGAAGTGGCTCTGATTGACAACACCGTAGACCTGGCCGCCCTGGCCGACCAGGAACCGGATTGGCGCTGGCGCGAAGCGTTGGGCTGGGGGCGGGAGGCGTGGGTGGTAACGGCCGTTGGCCGCCTGGAGCCACAAAAAGGGCACAAATATCTGGTCGAGGCTATGCGGTTGGCCGTCAGCCAACGCCCTCATTTGCGCTGCCTGATTGTGGGCGAAGGCTTTTTGCGCCCGGAGCTAGAGCAGCAAATCGCTGCGGCAAACTTGGGAGATGCCGTCCATCTGGCCGGATTTCGCCGCGACATTCCGGCGATTCTGAGCGCGTCCGACCTGTTTTGTCTGTCGTCGTTGGCGGAGGGGCTGCCGTATGCCATGTTGGAGGCGGTGGCCTATAGACGGCCGCTGTTGGTAACGGCCGTAGACGGCATGGCCGAACTACTGACCCACGAGGAAACAGCCTATCTGGTCCCCCCAACCGATCCTCGGGCATTAGCCGATGGCCTGGTCTGGCTGCACGACAACCCAGAACAGGCCGCCCGGCTGGCTGCCGCCGCCCATACCCTGGTGCAGACCCGTTTCGACCCGGCGCGCATGATTCGTGAAACCTTGGCGGTGTACAGCCAACCACTTCCTGAACCGACCACTGAACACTGA
- a CDS encoding lipopolysaccharide biosynthesis protein, with protein MTTDQNNQSLVRATLHGTFWLYAATYSGKLLVFVSTVILARLLIQEDFGLAGYALIVISFLDVLNDLGIGAAVIYYRDDPKVLNTAFWLNVATGIVLFGLTWLVAPLAASFFNDPRIIPLTRVLGLTFPITAVGNIHSALLRKNLTFKRKFVPDIAKAFGKGITAVLLALMGLGAWSLVIAQVAGTAVSVLALWWVSPWRPAWQFDRQFARPLLTYGANIVTVNGMGTFINQVDYLVVGRVLGAASLGVYTLAFRIPELLVKDFVANAGQVIFPAYAKIRHDQAALSQGFVITMRYMSLITVPLALGLAAVARPLVLTFFTEKWAEAIPVLAAIAIYTLIRSITFNIGDVYKAQGRPDILTKLSLVTAVLLAPSLWWSAVVVGTITAVAWTQVVVAAITGLITLVVAAHMLHTPLRTLFATFLPAVAAGLIMALAVRGLMNQMTAVAPIWQLLAGIVVGAVVYGGIIWFWQRDVVLQAVISLRAAFSRHQPAKGAISA; from the coding sequence ATGACGACTGATCAAAACAACCAAAGCCTCGTCAGAGCCACCTTACACGGCACTTTCTGGCTGTACGCCGCCACTTACAGCGGTAAACTTCTGGTGTTTGTCAGTACCGTCATTTTGGCGCGTTTGCTCATCCAGGAGGATTTTGGCCTGGCCGGCTATGCGCTGATTGTCATCAGCTTTTTGGACGTGTTGAATGATCTGGGCATTGGCGCGGCCGTTATCTATTACCGCGACGATCCAAAAGTGTTGAATACGGCCTTTTGGCTTAATGTGGCTACCGGTATTGTTTTGTTTGGTCTGACCTGGTTGGTCGCCCCGCTGGCGGCTTCTTTCTTCAACGACCCACGCATTATTCCCCTGACGCGGGTTTTGGGCCTCACGTTTCCCATCACGGCCGTTGGCAACATCCACAGCGCCCTGCTGCGCAAAAACCTCACCTTTAAGCGTAAATTCGTCCCCGACATCGCCAAAGCCTTTGGCAAAGGAATAACGGCCGTCCTATTGGCGCTGATGGGGCTGGGCGCGTGGAGCCTGGTAATCGCCCAGGTGGCGGGCACGGCCGTTTCGGTGCTCGCTCTGTGGTGGGTGTCGCCCTGGCGGCCAGCCTGGCAGTTTGATCGCCAATTTGCCCGACCCTTGCTCACCTACGGCGCTAACATCGTCACTGTCAATGGCATGGGCACGTTTATCAACCAGGTGGATTACCTGGTTGTGGGCCGGGTGTTGGGCGCCGCCTCGCTGGGCGTGTACACCCTGGCTTTTCGCATCCCGGAACTGCTGGTGAAAGATTTTGTCGCCAACGCCGGGCAGGTCATCTTCCCGGCTTACGCCAAAATCCGACACGATCAGGCGGCGCTGAGCCAGGGATTTGTGATCACCATGCGTTACATGTCGCTGATTACCGTGCCGCTGGCTTTGGGGTTGGCGGCGGTGGCCCGCCCGCTCGTCTTGACCTTTTTCACCGAGAAGTGGGCCGAGGCCATCCCGGTGTTGGCGGCCATTGCCATTTACACCCTCATTCGCTCCATCACCTTTAACATTGGCGATGTGTACAAGGCGCAGGGCCGGCCAGACATTCTGACCAAACTGTCGCTGGTGACGGCCGTTCTCTTAGCGCCGTCGTTGTGGTGGTCGGCCGTGGTGGTGGGCACAATTACGGCCGTCGCCTGGACGCAGGTGGTCGTGGCGGCCATCACCGGCCTGATCACCCTGGTTGTTGCGGCCCACATGCTTCATACACCGCTGCGCACTCTCTTCGCGACCTTTTTGCCGGCGGTGGCCGCCGGCCTGATAATGGCCCTGGCGGTGCGCGGCCTGATGAACCAGATGACGGCCGTTGCCCCCATCTGGCAGCTGCTGGCTGGCATTGTTGTGGGCGCTGTGGTGTATGGCGGCATTATCTGGTTTTGGCAGCGCGATGTGGTCCTCCAGGCTGTTATCAGTCTGCGGGCCGCTTTTAGCCGCCACCAACCGGCCAAAGGAGCTATCAGCGCATGA
- a CDS encoding homoserine dehydrogenase — protein MFKRLAARQQEINVAIIGIGSIGNGLVYQCHTTPGFKPVAIADIKIERAITCANWLGLAYEIVDNPTAVNETVRRGKLAISDNGDLIAQCAQADVLIEASSAIAAGGQHAITALKHGKHLVMMNYEADLLFGPALLALAKQNGRVYTSADGDQPTVIKRMVDEIEFWGFDLVMAGNIKGYLDRYTNPTLIIPEADKRNLDHKMCSSYTDGTKLGVEMAVLANALGLRTAVPGMIGPRCAHIHDIFDQYDFADLWRDRQGVVDYVLGAEPTGGVFVVGYTASKFQQFTLDWFPPKMGPGPFYLFYRPYHLGHIEALMGVAEAVLDGRSRLQPDYGLRTNVFSYAKKNLQAGETLDGMGGYACYGLIENYADGQSAGLPILLADDAVLKRPIAKDQPITLDDVAYDANAFQFQLYFQALEQSRRG, from the coding sequence ATGTTCAAACGGTTAGCAGCGCGTCAACAGGAGATCAACGTCGCCATTATCGGCATTGGTTCCATCGGCAATGGGCTGGTTTACCAATGCCATACCACGCCCGGCTTCAAGCCGGTAGCCATCGCCGACATCAAAATCGAGCGGGCCATTACCTGCGCCAACTGGCTGGGATTGGCGTATGAAATTGTAGACAACCCAACGGCCGTCAACGAAACCGTCCGCCGCGGCAAATTAGCCATCAGCGACAACGGCGACCTCATCGCCCAATGCGCCCAGGCGGATGTGCTGATCGAAGCCAGCAGCGCCATCGCCGCCGGCGGCCAACACGCCATCACTGCGCTCAAACATGGCAAGCACCTGGTGATGATGAATTACGAAGCCGACCTGTTGTTTGGGCCGGCGTTATTGGCGCTGGCAAAACAAAACGGCCGTGTCTACACCAGCGCCGACGGCGACCAGCCCACCGTCATCAAACGCATGGTGGACGAGATTGAATTTTGGGGCTTCGACCTGGTGATGGCCGGCAACATCAAGGGCTACCTGGACCGTTACACCAACCCCACCCTCATCATCCCAGAGGCCGACAAGCGCAACCTGGACCATAAAATGTGTTCCTCCTACACCGACGGCACAAAACTGGGGGTGGAAATGGCCGTATTAGCCAATGCGTTAGGGCTGCGCACGGCCGTTCCCGGCATGATCGGCCCCCGCTGCGCCCACATCCACGACATTTTCGACCAGTATGATTTCGCCGACTTGTGGCGCGACCGGCAGGGTGTGGTGGATTATGTTCTGGGTGCAGAACCCACCGGCGGCGTGTTTGTCGTGGGCTACACCGCCAGCAAATTCCAGCAGTTTACGCTGGATTGGTTCCCGCCCAAAATGGGGCCTGGCCCATTCTACCTGTTTTATCGCCCATACCACCTGGGGCACATTGAGGCGCTCATGGGCGTGGCCGAAGCGGTGTTAGACGGCCGTTCCCGCCTGCAGCCCGATTATGGTTTGCGCACCAACGTCTTCAGCTACGCCAAAAAGAATTTGCAGGCCGGGGAGACGTTGGATGGCATGGGCGGCTATGCCTGTTATGGCCTCATCGAAAACTATGCCGATGGGCAGTCGGCTGGCCTGCCCATCCTGCTGGCCGACGACGCCGTACTCAAACGCCCCATCGCCAAAGACCAGCCCATCACCCTGGACGATGTGGCCTACGACGCCAACGCCTTTCAGTTCCAGCTCTATTTCCAGGCCTTAGAACAGTCGCGGCGGGGATGA
- a CDS encoding glycosyltransferase family 4 protein, which produces MSLRVDMIILEYHPIVGGAQRQLAMVAPLLQARGVELRILTRRYAGLPAYEVVAGVPVHRLPAPGPKLTAALSFTFSALAEIGRYPPDLIHAFSLFSPLSTAVAAKKRYGIPVAVKVLRGGAMGDVDRLRHKPFGARRLASYRQQVDAFITISQEIDAELAAIGVPPARRVFVPNGVDLSRFSPLSPAARQERRQQLGLPEGPLALFTGRLVPEKRVNHLLAVWPAVRQQHPAATLLLLGDGPEAAALQQQAGAGILFGGRVDDVDAYLPAADLFVLPSATEGLSNSLLEAMAAGLPCLATAVGGAPDIIEHGRSGWLIPPDSLPDLQEAVITLLADTAVRQTLGARARQKIVAEFGLDSTAEALHSLYMALL; this is translated from the coding sequence GTGAGTTTGCGCGTTGATATGATTATCTTGGAATATCACCCCATTGTCGGTGGGGCGCAGCGGCAGTTGGCGATGGTTGCCCCGCTGCTGCAAGCGCGCGGTGTGGAGCTGCGCATTCTCACGCGCCGTTATGCCGGATTACCCGCTTATGAGGTGGTGGCTGGCGTGCCGGTTCACCGCCTGCCCGCCCCTGGCCCCAAATTGACGGCCGCTCTCTCCTTCACCTTCTCCGCTCTGGCCGAAATCGGCCGCTATCCGCCAGACCTCATTCACGCCTTTAGCCTGTTTTCGCCGTTGAGTACGGCCGTTGCCGCCAAAAAACGATACGGCATCCCGGTGGCGGTGAAAGTGCTGCGCGGCGGCGCGATGGGCGATGTGGACCGTTTGCGCCATAAGCCGTTTGGCGCGCGCCGTCTGGCTTCCTACCGGCAGCAGGTGGATGCCTTTATCACCATCAGCCAGGAGATTGACGCCGAGTTGGCCGCAATTGGCGTGCCGCCGGCGCGGCGCGTTTTTGTGCCTAACGGCGTGGACCTGAGCCGCTTTAGCCCGCTCTCGCCGGCGGCGCGGCAGGAACGGCGGCAGCAGTTGGGTTTGCCGGAGGGTCCGCTGGCGCTGTTTACTGGCCGGTTGGTCCCCGAAAAACGGGTCAACCACCTGCTGGCTGTCTGGCCGGCGGTGCGACAGCAGCATCCGGCGGCCACGCTGCTGCTGCTGGGCGATGGGCCAGAGGCGGCCGCATTGCAGCAGCAGGCCGGGGCGGGCATACTGTTTGGCGGCCGCGTAGATGACGTGGACGCTTATTTGCCGGCGGCCGATTTATTTGTGCTGCCGTCGGCCACGGAGGGGTTGTCCAATTCGTTGTTGGAGGCGATGGCGGCAGGGCTGCCCTGCCTGGCAACGGCCGTTGGTGGTGCGCCGGACATCATCGAACACGGCCGTTCTGGGTGGCTGATTCCGCCGGACTCCTTGCCGGATTTGCAAGAGGCTGTTATTACTCTATTAGCTGATACGGCCGTGCGACAGACATTAGGCGCGCGGGCGCGGCAAAAAATTGTAGCGGAATTTGGCCTGGACAGCACCGCGGAGGCACTGCACTCACTGTATATGGCCTTACTTTAA
- a CDS encoding O-antigen ligase family protein has protein sequence MILTRFAPTKEWIALGFAALAAVVGLVLGLLTGMVGQPLYLFVAFAGLTVGVLTLFYVELGLLALVVLTFTRLSDVLVQYHGAPSVAKLFVPMLLLVVFTRWLLLQKKPAPWTRTAVLLGVYGLVSFASLLYANDAAAAQSAFVNYVKDILIVLVIVMILQKGETLRQVVWALLASGAFLATITTFQHLTGTFTNSYGGFALADVQQIIRGTNDFRIAGPLSSNYYALILVPLVPLAMDRLWHEKSGWLRLLAGWTLLVSVLSIIFTYSRGGFLALVTVVLLMLLRMKLNRFFLLALVLFGLLVWQFLPAQYTDRIGTLGSLVGAGRDTAVTSEVSFRGRLSETTVAWQMFLDHPILGVGLANFSANYQDYSQNYGLDRRLEARAAHSLYLEIAAETGLMGLLAFGAILWFLFRGVAFASQTFKAVNLPDYAHISIALGIALIGYLLGSIFLHLAYARYLWLFIGLGLALPNVARYEWARRQSAPVTAIMQEGEGETKTHPAPAPSLAISPSPASQ, from the coding sequence ATGATACTGACACGTTTTGCCCCAACCAAAGAATGGATTGCCCTCGGCTTTGCCGCTCTGGCGGCGGTGGTTGGCCTGGTTCTGGGACTGTTAACCGGAATGGTTGGCCAGCCCTTGTATTTGTTCGTGGCCTTCGCCGGGCTGACAGTGGGTGTGCTGACATTGTTCTACGTGGAATTGGGTCTGCTGGCGTTGGTGGTTCTGACATTTACGCGCCTGTCGGATGTGCTGGTGCAATATCACGGCGCGCCCTCCGTCGCCAAACTCTTTGTGCCCATGCTGCTGCTGGTGGTGTTTACCCGCTGGCTGCTGTTGCAGAAAAAGCCGGCGCCGTGGACGAGAACGGCCGTGCTTCTGGGCGTCTACGGGTTGGTGAGTTTCGCCTCTCTGTTGTATGCCAACGATGCCGCTGCCGCCCAGTCCGCTTTTGTGAATTACGTCAAGGACATCTTGATTGTCCTGGTCATTGTGATGATCTTGCAGAAGGGAGAGACGTTGCGGCAGGTTGTTTGGGCGTTGTTGGCTTCCGGCGCGTTTCTGGCGACCATCACCACTTTCCAACATCTAACCGGCACCTTTACCAACAGCTATGGCGGCTTCGCCCTGGCCGACGTGCAGCAAATCATCCGCGGCACGAACGATTTTCGCATTGCCGGGCCGCTGTCCAGCAACTACTATGCCCTCATTCTCGTGCCGCTCGTCCCGTTGGCAATGGATAGACTGTGGCACGAAAAATCGGGTTGGCTGCGGCTGTTGGCCGGTTGGACGCTGCTGGTGTCTGTCCTGTCTATCATTTTTACCTATTCGCGCGGCGGCTTTTTGGCCCTGGTAACGGTTGTTTTGTTGATGCTGCTGCGCATGAAGTTGAACCGCTTCTTTTTGCTGGCCCTTGTCCTGTTTGGTTTGCTCGTCTGGCAATTTTTACCGGCGCAGTACACAGACCGGATTGGTACGCTGGGCAGTCTGGTGGGGGCGGGGAGGGATACGGCCGTTACCAGCGAGGTCTCTTTCCGCGGCCGACTCAGCGAAACCACCGTCGCCTGGCAGATGTTTCTCGATCACCCCATTCTGGGCGTAGGACTGGCTAACTTCAGCGCCAACTACCAGGATTATTCGCAAAACTATGGCCTGGATAGACGCCTTGAAGCGCGCGCCGCCCACAGCCTCTACCTGGAAATTGCCGCCGAAACCGGTCTGATGGGTCTGCTGGCATTTGGCGCGATTTTGTGGTTCCTGTTCCGGGGCGTCGCCTTCGCCAGCCAGACCTTCAAGGCCGTGAACCTGCCCGATTATGCCCACATTTCTATCGCTTTGGGCATTGCCCTGATCGGTTATCTGTTGGGGTCTATTTTCCTTCACCTGGCTTATGCCCGTTACCTCTGGTTGTTTATCGGCCTCGGTCTTGCCTTGCCCAACGTGGCGCGCTACGAATGGGCGCGCCGACAATCGGCGCCAGTTACGGCGATAATGCAAGAGGGAGAGGGGGAGACAAAAACCCACCCCGCGCCCGCGCCATCGTTGGCAATCTCCCCGTCGCCAGCTTCACAATAG
- a CDS encoding glycosyltransferase: MRLKSETFPENGLRILIIVDGLRVGGAEKLIVTFALELGRRPDILTVVTLQKIVPAMSAAVEATGARVIPLHSKRLIDPFRFRRLCQLVRRERFAVIHTHLTAANILGGFAGRLTGTPVVTTLHSTQLSSQNHYYHGRLENWVLTHLTDQVIGVGEEVAAIHQTRLGLDNLLVLPNAVALPPPLSASERDQLRASLVDDPTAVILMAIGRLRSHKGFLDLLTAFADVHRACPQTRLLIAGQGPQEAELMAQITALGLENKAMLLGLRHDISALLAASDIYVSTTHWEGLPVSMLEAMAAGLPCVVTAVGDVPLVIDETMGTLVPPQQPAAFAEALQRLVEAPTVWPSMGQAARQKIADSYSADVWVEKQLVLYRQLAGRQGDR; encoded by the coding sequence ATGCGATTAAAGTCCGAGACCTTCCCGGAGAATGGGCTGCGCATTCTGATCATCGTAGACGGACTGCGCGTGGGCGGCGCCGAAAAACTAATCGTCACGTTTGCCCTGGAACTGGGCCGTCGCCCGGATATACTCACCGTTGTCACTTTGCAAAAAATTGTGCCGGCCATGTCGGCCGCTGTTGAAGCCACTGGCGCGCGTGTCATCCCCCTGCACAGCAAAAGATTAATCGATCCGTTTCGGTTTCGCCGCCTGTGCCAATTGGTACGTCGGGAACGCTTCGCCGTCATCCACACGCACCTGACGGCCGCTAATATCCTGGGCGGATTCGCCGGCCGGCTGACCGGCACACCGGTGGTGACAACCTTGCACAGCACCCAGTTGTCGAGCCAGAATCATTATTATCACGGCCGTCTCGAAAACTGGGTCCTCACGCATCTCACCGATCAGGTGATCGGCGTCGGCGAGGAAGTTGCCGCCATCCACCAGACACGCCTGGGTCTGGATAACCTGCTTGTGCTGCCCAACGCTGTCGCCCTACCCCCGCCGCTGTCGGCCAGCGAACGCGATCAGCTGCGCGCCTCTTTGGTGGATGATCCAACGGCCGTCATCCTCATGGCAATTGGACGTTTACGGTCACACAAGGGTTTTCTCGACCTGTTGACTGCCTTTGCCGATGTTCATCGCGCCTGCCCGCAAACGCGCCTGCTGATTGCCGGGCAAGGGCCGCAAGAGGCCGAACTGATGGCGCAAATCACGGCTTTGGGCCTGGAAAACAAAGCCATGCTGCTTGGCTTGCGGCATGATATATCGGCGCTGTTGGCCGCCAGCGATATTTACGTCAGCACCACCCATTGGGAAGGGCTGCCGGTGTCTATGCTGGAAGCGATGGCTGCGGGACTGCCCTGTGTGGTAACGGCCGTTGGCGATGTGCCCCTGGTGATAGACGAGACGATGGGCACTTTAGTGCCTCCGCAGCAGCCCGCTGCTTTTGCTGAGGCCCTCCAGCGTCTCGTTGAAGCGCCCACTGTCTGGCCGTCAATGGGGCAGGCCGCCCGCCAAAAAATAGCCGATTCTTACAGCGCCGACGTGTGGGTAGAGAAGCAGTTGGTGTTGTATCGGCAGCTTGCCGGGAGGCAGGGGGACAGGTGA